In Bacteroidia bacterium, the genomic stretch CCAAAAAAACTACTCAAAGTCTTATCCTGCTTTCATGGAATACTTAAAAGATGATGAACTCGATAATGTTAAATACACTATAAACAGACAAAAAATAAACTTTGAAATTTTTCAAGGCTCAAAGGTACTTAGAGGATATATTGATATAGACAATCAAAGAATTGTAGCAGAAGCCCCTGTAGCTAAATTAGAGCGCAAAAGTGTGGCTGCTATGCGCCGATTATTAGAGATGAACTTTAACCTTAATTACACACGCTTTTGCTTGAAGGAAGATGATACCATTGTCTTAAAATATGACTCTAATATAGAAGGTGGACATCCACGTAAATTGTACTATGCTTTCAAAGAAGCAGCCGTACGGGCAGATAAACAAGATGATTTATTAACTGCTGATTTTACAGGGGCTATTTCTATGATAGATGATAGCCATATTATTCATGAAAGTGAAGCCCATAAAGAAATTAAATACAAGTACCTTGTCAAGTGGATAAATGATTTTTTAAGCCGCTATCCACAGTTAGAAGAAAAAAATTTAGATGGTGCAATAGGGTATTTAGTGTTAAGCCTTATCTACAAGATAGATTTTTTGCTTAGCCCCGAAGGCAAATTGATGCACGATTTAGAAGCCATGAATCAGATTTATTGGAAAAGTTCTGAAACAACCTTGCGAGAACGAAATAGAGAAATTATTACTATACTTAAGGAAATTCTTAGCAGAGATAAAGCTGCTGTACTTAAAGACTTTTACCACTCTATTCAAACATTTGGCATAGGTAAGCCCGTACATCATGACGATGTAGTGCGCTCTATTTGCAGCGCTAATCCTAATCATGAGTGGTATAAAGAAAATGGATATTTAGACGTAGCCATTTCTGTGGTTGAATACGGTTTGTCTTATTGTTCTTTTCACTATGGCTTGCCTGATATTACTAAAAACTGGATAGTTTTGATGTATCAAATTCTTGAACCTGATTTTTTTACAGAAATGGGCTACAGCGAAAAGCTTTACGATGCCTCTACAAACACTTTCAACATTCCTGCTATCATGGCTAAAATTTATCAAATTCAAACAGAAGCCCATCATTATTTTCCTTATATCAATCTACTTGGTGCAGGAGAGCTCAAGTATACTTCTCTACTGGACTTTTTGCTATCTTATACTAATGCTATTGCTAATCTCAACTATCAAAGGGCTTTTTAATTATGAACTTGCAAGAATTGATTGATAAACTACAACCTATTATTATTCAGATTGCTACCCCCCAAAGCACGGGCACAGGGTTCTATGTGGGTGATTTTAACGTTATTGTAACTAATCATCATGTGGTAAAGGAAAATACACAAGTAAGAATTAGTGGTAAAACCTTTCCACAAGCAATGGCGCCTGTCTTTTTTTGGGATGAAAAGCACGATCTTGCCTTTATTCGCCCACCAGAAAACCATAAAATGCCAAATATTCCATTAGACAAAGACCCTCCCCGCGATGGGGAACCCGTAGTGGCTATCGGACATCCTTTTGGACAAAACTATACCGCTACCTCTGGGATTATTTCAAAAGCAGAACGCATACGAAATGGAATTGCTTACATTCAAACTGATGCTGCTATCAATCCTGGAAACAGCGGAGGTCCTTTGGTCAACAAAGAAGGTGAAATTATTGGGATAAATTCTTTCATCATATCGGGAGGAGATGGCTTAGGTTTTGCCCTACCTGTAAGATATCTACATAACGCATTCGAAGATTATAGAAATGTTGCAGAGTATGGAGTACATGCAGTTAGGTGTCCTTCTTGCAATACCGTAGTAACGCCAACTACTATTGACGGTAAATATTGTCCTTCTTGCGGCGCAGAGATTAAAATACCTAAATGCGATACAGAAGACACTTACGTTCCCGAAGGCATTGCAGCGGAAATAGAAAAAATCATAAAGGCGCTTGGCAAAGATGTACGTTTATCTCGCAGAGGATTCAATAATTGGGAAATTTATGAGGGTAGTGCCAAAATTTGGATAAACTTTAATCCAGAAACCTATTTTATCATCGGTGACGCGTACTTGTGCCATATACCTAAACAAAACATAGCATCCTTATACGAATACTTGCTTCGCGAAAATGATAAGTTAGAAGGGCTATCGCTAAGTATTAACAAGCAAAATATTGTACTGTCTGTGATTATTTATGAGCAAGATTTTAACTACAACTACGCACTCAAAGTATTCAAGGATTTATTCTTAAAAGCAGACTACTATGACACTATCTTAATAGAACAATTTGGTGCGCTACCACGCATAGAGGAATAATCTGCTTTTCATATCAGAAAAGAATGTAAATAATTTGTTTCTCTGCTCAAACAGATATATTTATTCCTCCAACACAGGATAAGCATTAAAAATTTTAGTGGGGGCATTTTTATCCATTAAAAGGGTAATTGTTATTCCTTCTTTGGTTTTACCTATTCTTTTTTCGCTCTGGATTAGTTTGCTATTTTGATAAGCTTCCTCAATTTTATCAAGAGTGTGTTGAATAGACCATTCTTGGGGAAAGAAAGTACTATGCTCTTTTTCGCAAAATATACCGTTATGCTCCATGCTTATCTTTGCGGTAAAAATGCCTTGTTTATTTTTCTTTTTTATTTTCTTTATTTTTACATATCCACATTTTTCGGCTGAAATGTGATGACAGCCTGAGCATTCCCCGCTTGACTTAAAATCTCCCCGAAAGATATGGTCAAAACCTTTTGGCGTAAGATGATGAAGGTTGTACGCTCTATAATCAGGAGGGCAGGTTTTAACTCTACATTTAGAACCTTGTAAGGTAAGTACGAAAAAAATGAATGAGATAAATAGCAAACGTTGTTTCATAATTCAAGTACTAGGCTAAATGTAAATATAGTGTTTTTTTTGGTTTTGAATAGCTTGTTATGTTCTATTTTTTGTGGGGTTATCAACGTATATCCCCAATAAACTTATGGCGCACTACTTCAGCTTCCACAATAAATATTACTTGTTCTGCTACATCGTTAATATGGTCAGCTAAGCGCTCCAAATCTTTAGAAATTAAAATGTATTGAATGGCATAGTCTGTATGCTGAACGTTTTCAATAATCTTATTTTTCAAGTAACCAAAGTTCTCTGCGTTTAACCTGTTAATAATTACATCATACAAACGAACGTTGTGTGCTACATCTGAATCACGCTTTTGTACTGCTTGTACCATACCTTTAATCATTTTTGTTATTATGCGACACATTTCCTGAATGGCGTTAGGCACATACAAATGACCTGAATATTGTTGATGAATGTAGATACATTTACGGCATATATTTTCAGATATATCCCCTATGCGTTCTAAGTTTATGACTATTGGCATAACAGCCATCAGGTAGCGGCTATCTTGCTCTGAAAGCGTTTGAGTATAATAAATTTTTTGGCACAGTTTTTCAATTTTTACATCATGCTTGTCCACAGCTTTATCGCGTTCAATGACCAGATTAGCCAGTTCTAAGTTAAAGTCTTGAATAACCCTAAAGGTAAATTCTACTTGCTCTTCTACTAAAACAAGCATTTTATGCAGGCGAGACTTCAATTTTTCAAAATCATTATCGGGAATATAAATCATGAGGAGCGTGCTGAAAAAATAAGCACGCAAAAATAACAACAATGCAGTATAAAAAATGCAGTTTTACAATAAAATAATACTCAACCTTATTTTGCTACTGTCATTTTATTTGATAATTTTGTGGAAATAAATTCTCAAAGCCCATGACCTTTGACGAATATCTAAAAAAGAAAAAAATCAATCCTGATGCCTTTAAAGCAGAGCGACCCGAAGAATATCAAAAATTGAAAGCATTTTTTGACGGATCAGGAGAAGCTAACTTCAATAACGCAAAAAAATTTATTATCAATCAAATTCGTAGGGAGTTTCACCTCAAATAAACGTGGTGAAAGTAGTTGGAATTACGGGGGGGATAGGTTCGGGCAAAACTACGGTATGCAAATGGTTTGAAGCCCAATCTATCCCTGTTTACTATGCCGATGCCCAAGCTAAATGGCTTATGAACCATAACGCCGAACTAATCCAAAAAATAAAAATGCATTTCGGCGAAGATGTTTACGAAAACAATACGCTAAACCGAACTAAACTTGCAAACCTTGTTTTTCGGGATAATGTCAAGCTTAATCTTCTTAATAAGCTTGTGCATCCTGCTGTATTTGCCCATTTTGAAGAGTGGAAAGCCCAGCATGCCCATTTAGATTTTGTGCTCAAAGAAGCAGCTTTGATGTATGAAAGTCAATCTTATCTTCAAGTTGATGCAGTGATAGTAGTTTATGCGCCTATTTCTGTGCGTTTGGAGCGAGTGTGTCGGCGGGATAATGTGAGTTCAGAGGATGTATTAGTCCGAGCAGAAAAACAACTCTCTGATGACTACAAATTGCACAAAGCAGATTATGTCATTTACAATGATGGTGTACATGATTTGAATAGTCAGTTGGAAGCTGCTCAAAAATGGATAAAGCGTGTCGTAGGTTAGGTTTATTTTTGAGTAAGTAAGCGTTTGAGTTTTCGATTTTTAGTTTTTGTTTTTTTTGGGCGTGCCCTTGTGGGCGTTTCGCTGCGCTCATGCCCACAAGGTCGGCGTGCTACGGGCTATGCTATCGCTTCGGTGCTTCGCTTCGCTGCGCACCGTGCTGACGCACGCCCTTCGCATGCCTCACGCAAAGGATCTCTGAAACCATTGTTTCTTTGTTTCATATACCAAGTTTTAGCTTGTAAGTGCTTGTGCTTCAAGCTCAAACAAGGTAAAGACCTGATTGCAAAGGTCATCTGCGTGAGGGGCATGGAGCATGCCGTTAGGCAGTACGAAGCGCAGCGAAGTACCGAAGCGAAGCGCAGTGCGGAATGCCCCGACCCTTGCGTCAGCAAGGGGCACGCCCAAAAACCTATTCAAAAAACTAACAAGCCCTGCAAAACATACGCAAGGCTTGTTGTATAATTGCTTGTCGTTTTATTCTACTACAAATTTCTCTGTTTTACCTTGTCGCTGCTCTCGAATGAAATACATTCCTTTGGGCAAACTAATCTCTATTCTATTTTTGCCAGGTGATAGTCTATAAAATTCCAAAGCTTTGCCTGAAATATCTATCAGTTCGTACTCTTGCACAGTATTCATGAAATTTTCTATGACCAAGTAATTCTGAACAGGGTTCGGATACAGAGAGAAAGCAGCTTTTCTATCAATTATCTCATCTTCAACAGAAGTACTAGCCAAATCCAGCTTTGTAACAAAGGCGTTATAGAGTCCTTCTTTTGTCTTTTGAAATGCAGTCATGGTAATGTCATAATTTTCTGACAAAGTCCAACCTGTTACATAAACATTACCGCTGCCGTCCAAGGCTATACCATTACCTTCCTCATCGTTGCTTCCCCCAATGTATGTAGAGTAAACTAATCCACTTCCTGATGCATTGAGCTTTGTAACGAAAGCATCTTTGTTCCCTTCTTTTGTAGTTTGAAAGCTTCCTGTACTGACATCGTAATTCGCTGAAAACGTAAAGCCCGTTATATGTGCATTTCCACCGTTATCTACGACAATATCACTACCTTCGTCATGATCACTTCCGCCAATATAAGTAGAGTAGATTAAAACTGTTCCCAAATTGTTCAATTTTGTAACAAAAACATCTCTTGCACCTCCTCCAAAAGTAGTTTGAAAAGCGCCCGAAGTAACATCGTAGTTGTTTGAGTTTGTATGTCCTGTAATGTAGGCATTTCCGCTTGCATCTACCGCAATACTTGTACCCCAGTCAGCACCACTACCCCCAATATAAGTAGAATAAACTAATCCAGTTCCCGCAGTATTGAATTTTGTAACAAAGACATCTATTCCTCCTCCGTTTGTAGATTGAAACACACCTGAAGTAACGTCATAGTTAGTGGATTGAGTATAACCTGTTACGTATGCAAAGCCGTTGGCATCTACTGCTATGCCGTAGCCCTGATCGCTATTAGATCCGCCAATGTATGTAGAATAAACTAGGCTACTTCCAGACGCATTCAACTTTGTAACAAAAGCATCAAAAAAAGCAATTGAGGATCCTCCACCGTGAGTGGTTTGAAATGCACCTGAAGTAACGTCATAGTTAGTGGAAGCTGTTATGCCTGTTATGTAAGCATTACCATTACCATCTACAGCAATACCTAAGCCCTCATCTTGCTCACTTCCCCCGAGAAAAGTAGAATAGATTACTGAACCCGCCGAGTTGAACTTGGTAACAAAAGCATCGCCTTTACCTTCGTAAATAGCTTGAAATATTCCCGTAGTAACGTCGTAATTAGGTGACTCCGTGTAGCCTGTTATATATACACTACCGCTGCCATCTACAGCTATACTGAATGCATCTTCAACCTCGCTACCTCCGATATAAGTAGAATAGACCAATCCTGTTCCAGTGGGGTTTAATTTCGTAACAAAAGCATCGTAGCTTCCACCGTTTGTGGTTTGGAATGCACCTGGGGTCGTGTCGTAGCTAGTTGAATTAGTATGACCTGCTATGTATGCATTACCGTTGGCATCCACGGCTATATCATAGCCTCGATCAACGTTGTTTCCACCAAGGTAAGTAGAATAAATGAGAGGATCAATGACCACTACCTTACTTTTGTCATATTCTCCTAATTCAATTTGCCAAAATTGTCCATTTTTGACAAATTTACTTGATATAGTACGGCTATCTTGATAAGTACGTAGATCTGCAAATGCTACTTCTCCAAAGCGTGTTGTAAAACATAGCTGATGCTCATCTTTGGCATAAGCCTTATCCTGCCCTCTTAGCTGAAACTTAATTTGAGAGACATCAGCGTATGGATGTACTATGAAATCATACCGTAGCCTGTTTTTATCGAAGTAGTATCTAATGTCTATTCCTTCATATACGTTTTTTATTATAGCTTCTTTATACAGTCCCACATAAGTGGCGTGCTTGGTTGGATCGTTGCCGATAAAGTAGTTATAGTAGCCTTCTTGCTGCTTTTTACCTTCTCGTGTAGGGTTGGGATTGTGGTTTTGTAGTTCAAATAAAACTCTGTGTCCAATGATAATTTCATTTTCGTGGTTACGGCTAGATCTACTTTTGGGTAGTGCACTGCGGCTAAACTCGGCATTTGGGTTATATTCAATTTTGTAGAAAGTGTAATTTACGCCGTATTTAGTAATCCAAGCGTCTAAGCCGCCCATGCGGCAAAGGTAAAGCACATCACTATCCCACTGACCTTTGTTTTCAATAAAAAATAGTCGGTCAGCTTTGCTCAATGTATTTTGAGCATGATGATTTTGTCCGTAGACAGCTATTAAACAAAGCATTACGGACATTAGTAATGAATTTTGAACTCTCATAACTTTTCAAGATAATTTGCTTGCCAAAGTTAAAAATTGAGCTTTAATTTTACAAGTATCAAAGTGCTT encodes the following:
- a CDS encoding YbjN domain-containing protein — its product is MTKIPFGRYSDGFKAKSKSDKWNECDIEYAQKNYSKSYPAFMEYLKDDELDNVKYTINRQKINFEIFQGSKVLRGYIDIDNQRIVAEAPVAKLERKSVAAMRRLLEMNFNLNYTRFCLKEDDTIVLKYDSNIEGGHPRKLYYAFKEAAVRADKQDDLLTADFTGAISMIDDSHIIHESEAHKEIKYKYLVKWINDFLSRYPQLEEKNLDGAIGYLVLSLIYKIDFLLSPEGKLMHDLEAMNQIYWKSSETTLRERNREIITILKEILSRDKAAVLKDFYHSIQTFGIGKPVHHDDVVRSICSANPNHEWYKENGYLDVAISVVEYGLSYCSFHYGLPDITKNWIVLMYQILEPDFFTEMGYSEKLYDASTNTFNIPAIMAKIYQIQTEAHHYFPYINLLGAGELKYTSLLDFLLSYTNAIANLNYQRAF
- a CDS encoding EndoU domain-containing protein, with protein sequence MKQRLLFISFIFFVLTLQGSKCRVKTCPPDYRAYNLHHLTPKGFDHIFRGDFKSSGECSGCHHISAEKCGYVKIKKIKKKNKQGIFTAKISMEHNGIFCEKEHSTFFPQEWSIQHTLDKIEEAYQNSKLIQSEKRIGKTKEGITITLLMDKNAPTKIFNAYPVLEE
- a CDS encoding trypsin-like peptidase domain-containing protein; the encoded protein is MNLQELIDKLQPIIIQIATPQSTGTGFYVGDFNVIVTNHHVVKENTQVRISGKTFPQAMAPVFFWDEKHDLAFIRPPENHKMPNIPLDKDPPRDGEPVVAIGHPFGQNYTATSGIISKAERIRNGIAYIQTDAAINPGNSGGPLVNKEGEIIGINSFIISGGDGLGFALPVRYLHNAFEDYRNVAEYGVHAVRCPSCNTVVTPTTIDGKYCPSCGAEIKIPKCDTEDTYVPEGIAAEIEKIIKALGKDVRLSRRGFNNWEIYEGSAKIWINFNPETYFIIGDAYLCHIPKQNIASLYEYLLRENDKLEGLSLSINKQNIVLSVIIYEQDFNYNYALKVFKDLFLKADYYDTILIEQFGALPRIEE
- a CDS encoding phosphate uptake regulator PhoU → MRAYFFSTLLMIYIPDNDFEKLKSRLHKMLVLVEEQVEFTFRVIQDFNLELANLVIERDKAVDKHDVKIEKLCQKIYYTQTLSEQDSRYLMAVMPIVINLERIGDISENICRKCIYIHQQYSGHLYVPNAIQEMCRIITKMIKGMVQAVQKRDSDVAHNVRLYDVIINRLNAENFGYLKNKIIENVQHTDYAIQYILISKDLERLADHINDVAEQVIFIVEAEVVRHKFIGDIR
- the coaE gene encoding dephospho-CoA kinase (Dephospho-CoA kinase (CoaE) performs the final step in coenzyme A biosynthesis.) is translated as MVKVVGITGGIGSGKTTVCKWFEAQSIPVYYADAQAKWLMNHNAELIQKIKMHFGEDVYENNTLNRTKLANLVFRDNVKLNLLNKLVHPAVFAHFEEWKAQHAHLDFVLKEAALMYESQSYLQVDAVIVVYAPISVRLERVCRRDNVSSEDVLVRAEKQLSDDYKLHKADYVIYNDGVHDLNSQLEAAQKWIKRVVG
- a CDS encoding SBBP repeat-containing protein; the encoded protein is MRVQNSLLMSVMLCLIAVYGQNHHAQNTLSKADRLFFIENKGQWDSDVLYLCRMGGLDAWITKYGVNYTFYKIEYNPNAEFSRSALPKSRSSRNHENEIIIGHRVLFELQNHNPNPTREGKKQQEGYYNYFIGNDPTKHATYVGLYKEAIIKNVYEGIDIRYYFDKNRLRYDFIVHPYADVSQIKFQLRGQDKAYAKDEHQLCFTTRFGEVAFADLRTYQDSRTISSKFVKNGQFWQIELGEYDKSKVVVIDPLIYSTYLGGNNVDRGYDIAVDANGNAYIAGHTNSTSYDTTPGAFQTTNGGSYDAFVTKLNPTGTGLVYSTYIGGSEVEDAFSIAVDGSGSVYITGYTESPNYDVTTGIFQAIYEGKGDAFVTKFNSAGSVIYSTFLGGSEQDEGLGIAVDGNGNAYITGITASTNYDVTSGAFQTTHGGGSSIAFFDAFVTKLNASGSSLVYSTYIGGSNSDQGYGIAVDANGFAYVTGYTQSTNYDVTSGVFQSTNGGGIDVFVTKFNTAGTGLVYSTYIGGSGADWGTSIAVDASGNAYITGHTNSNNYDVTSGAFQTTFGGGARDVFVTKLNNLGTVLIYSTYIGGSDHDEGSDIVVDNGGNAHITGFTFSANYDVSTGSFQTTKEGNKDAFVTKLNASGSGLVYSTYIGGSNDEEGNGIALDGSGNVYVTGWTLSENYDITMTAFQKTKEGLYNAFVTKLDLASTSVEDEIIDRKAAFSLYPNPVQNYLVIENFMNTVQEYELIDISGKALEFYRLSPGKNRIEISLPKGMYFIREQRQGKTEKFVVE